In the Longimicrobiales bacterium genome, one interval contains:
- a CDS encoding PQQ-dependent sugar dehydrogenase, with product MALKTRLTVALAVLMLAGAMPADAQVQRSARHDFQVVTVAEGFVNPWAIAWLPNGDMLVTERAGRLRIVRGGELLAAPVSGVPEVVAQGQGGLLDVIVHPDFESNSFIYLSYSREKDSGEGASTGVVRGRLQDSALMDVEQIWVAESTGRNGHFGSRMAWDADGYLYITAGDRQISPSGDLEAHPAQDYSNHHGVIVRLHDDGRIPADNPFIGTDGALSDIYSYGHRNPQGLIIDQSTGNIWATEHGPQGGDELNLIKPGANYGWPVVGFGVNYGSGSAIHSATQGEGMENPSHIWVPSIALSGLMMYRGDKFPAWNGNIFAGGMAGQQLARLTVDGEMVMKEETLLQRLGRIRDVREGPDGYIYVAIEDRRGAPTPIVRLEPAGGR from the coding sequence ATGGCTTTGAAGACTCGGCTGACGGTGGCCCTAGCGGTGCTGATGCTCGCGGGTGCGATGCCTGCGGACGCCCAAGTGCAACGCTCGGCGAGGCACGATTTCCAAGTCGTGACCGTCGCAGAAGGATTCGTCAATCCGTGGGCCATAGCATGGCTCCCGAACGGGGACATGCTCGTCACGGAACGCGCCGGGCGTCTCCGCATCGTGCGCGGAGGTGAGTTGCTTGCCGCTCCGGTATCGGGCGTGCCCGAGGTTGTCGCACAGGGCCAAGGCGGCCTGCTGGATGTCATCGTGCACCCTGACTTCGAGAGCAACAGCTTCATCTACCTGAGCTACTCGAGAGAGAAGGACTCCGGAGAGGGTGCCAGCACCGGAGTCGTGCGTGGTCGTCTCCAGGACAGTGCGCTCATGGACGTCGAGCAGATCTGGGTCGCGGAATCCACCGGTCGGAACGGTCACTTCGGCTCTCGAATGGCCTGGGATGCGGACGGATACCTGTATATCACCGCCGGAGATCGCCAGATCTCACCCTCTGGGGACCTTGAAGCACACCCTGCACAGGACTACTCGAACCATCACGGCGTGATCGTGCGCTTGCACGACGATGGTCGAATCCCGGCGGACAACCCGTTCATCGGAACCGACGGGGCGCTCAGCGACATCTACAGCTACGGACACCGGAACCCACAGGGCCTCATCATTGATCAGTCGACTGGCAACATCTGGGCGACTGAACACGGACCTCAGGGTGGTGACGAGCTGAACCTGATCAAGCCCGGCGCCAACTATGGCTGGCCGGTCGTCGGGTTCGGCGTGAACTACGGCAGCGGCTCCGCAATTCACTCTGCGACACAGGGAGAAGGCATGGAGAATCCGTCGCACATCTGGGTTCCGTCTATCGCCCTGTCAGGCCTCATGATGTACCGAGGCGACAAATTCCCAGCCTGGAACGGCAACATCTTCGCCGGGGGCATGGCTGGTCAGCAGCTCGCTCGCCTCACGGTGGATGGCGAGATGGTGATGAAGGAAGAGACGCTGTTGCAGCGACTCGGCCGCATCCGCGATGTGCGCGAGGGACCCGACGGGTACATCTACGTGGCAATCGAAGATCGTCGCGGAGCCCCAACGCCAATCGTGCGCCTGGAGCCAGCGGGGGGGCGCTAG
- a CDS encoding SLC13 family permease: protein MAIARKTGEKGKQLGLWIGLSGFLFLLAVPIDPTNGPASRLAAVALLMAVWWVTDAIPLFATAMLPLVLFPLLGIMTGRATAPVYFNSTIVLFLGGFIIALTMEKWNLHRRIALNIINAVGGGPSRIVLGFMIAAAFLSMWISNTATAVMMVPIGLAMVLQLEDEFGKEKTHSFTVGLMLGIAYGCSVGGLTTLVGTPPNLSFVRIFEILFPEAPSIAFGQWLVMAFPIGLIMLVTAWFFITKVFYKTSKEITVDQGVVAREKDQLGLISYEERWVLAVFAATALLWVFRVDLNVGLFVIPGWSRFLPFQGMIDDGTIAIGMAGLLFFVPTKNRESGAMRITERDIIPRLPWNIVLLFGGGFALAAGFQQTGLAQLIGDQFEVLSVLPTFVMILLVCLALTFLTELTSNLATTEMILPILAAVAVVTEMNPLILMIPATISASCAFMMPVATPPNAIVFGSDRISVGEMARIGLVLNLIGAVVVAILVYTVGTVVFDIDPNIVPDWATSIASGLEG, encoded by the coding sequence ATGGCGATAGCACGAAAGACCGGCGAAAAAGGAAAACAACTCGGGCTCTGGATCGGCCTGAGCGGTTTCCTGTTCCTACTCGCCGTCCCAATCGACCCAACCAATGGGCCGGCGAGCCGTCTCGCCGCGGTTGCGCTCTTAATGGCCGTCTGGTGGGTGACCGATGCGATCCCGCTCTTCGCTACGGCAATGCTCCCGCTGGTTCTGTTCCCTCTTCTCGGAATCATGACCGGGCGAGCCACGGCGCCCGTCTACTTCAACAGCACCATCGTGCTCTTTCTCGGGGGCTTCATAATCGCCCTCACCATGGAGAAGTGGAATCTGCACAGGCGTATCGCGCTCAACATCATCAACGCAGTGGGAGGCGGGCCTTCCCGCATCGTGCTCGGTTTCATGATCGCCGCGGCCTTCTTGTCCATGTGGATTTCAAACACCGCGACCGCGGTCATGATGGTCCCCATCGGGCTAGCGATGGTCCTCCAATTGGAAGACGAATTCGGTAAGGAAAAGACGCATTCGTTCACTGTCGGCCTGATGCTCGGAATCGCCTACGGGTGTTCCGTAGGGGGCCTGACAACGCTGGTGGGCACACCGCCCAATCTCTCGTTCGTGCGGATCTTCGAGATTCTGTTCCCCGAGGCACCATCGATCGCCTTCGGTCAGTGGCTGGTCATGGCTTTCCCAATCGGACTGATCATGCTCGTCACCGCCTGGTTCTTCATCACCAAGGTCTTCTACAAGACGTCCAAGGAGATCACTGTCGACCAAGGCGTCGTCGCCCGAGAGAAGGACCAACTCGGATTGATTTCCTATGAGGAGCGGTGGGTGTTGGCCGTTTTCGCAGCCACTGCCCTGCTCTGGGTCTTCCGTGTAGACCTCAACGTCGGACTCTTCGTGATCCCGGGCTGGTCACGCTTCTTGCCGTTCCAAGGAATGATCGATGACGGCACTATCGCTATCGGGATGGCGGGACTCCTCTTCTTCGTGCCTACGAAGAACCGGGAAAGCGGTGCAATGCGCATCACCGAGCGCGACATCATTCCGCGGCTGCCATGGAACATCGTTCTGCTCTTCGGTGGCGGCTTCGCTCTCGCGGCTGGCTTCCAGCAGACTGGGTTGGCTCAGCTCATTGGAGATCAGTTCGAAGTACTGTCCGTGCTGCCCACCTTCGTCATGATCCTGCTGGTCTGCCTCGCACTCACGTTCCTAACCGAGCTGACCAGCAACCTCGCAACGACCGAGATGATCCTCCCGATCCTCGCAGCGGTCGCGGTGGTTACCGAGATGAACCCCTTGATTCTTATGATCCCGGCGACGATTTCGGCATCGTGCGCGTTCATGATGCCGGTCGCGACACCACCCAACGCCATCGTCTTCGGCAGCGATCGCATCAGTGTAGGTGAAATGGCTCGAATCGGGCTCGTGCTCAATCTGATCGGCGCGGTGGTCGTGGCTATTCTAGTCTACACAGTGGGTACCGTGGTTTTCGACATCGATCCGAACATTGTGCCCGACTGGGCCACATCGATCGCGAGCGGCCTCGAGGGGTAG
- the fadI gene encoding acetyl-CoA C-acyltransferase FadI, translating to MKIAIIAGCRTPFTRSGTVLAGLDAIELGKLAVRDALARSGLRGDRVDHFVYGTVVHDNQAPNIAREVGLAVLPKTVPAVTVSRACASANQAITDAAQLIEVGQADIVMAGGSESLSHIPMKVSDKLSKALVAASKGKTLGRRLSPLSRVRPKDLVPVTPAIAEPTTGETMGGSAERMAKENGISREDQDAWALRSHELAAAGTQDGRLTSELTPVYVPPDFEKVIARDNGIRTDSSLERLAKLRPAFDRRHGSVTAGNASPLTDGASAVVLMNSEKAQAEGLKPMGYIRSWAWTALDPAGQLLQGPAYAAPIALDRAGLTMKDIGLMEMHEAFSAQVLSNLQALSSKEFAQKELGRSKAVGHPDVEVINVMGGSLSIGHPFGATGGRLTVTILNEMARRDVEFGLITVCAAGGMGFAMVVERR from the coding sequence ATGAAGATCGCAATCATCGCCGGATGTCGAACGCCCTTCACACGATCGGGCACCGTTCTCGCAGGCCTCGACGCCATCGAACTCGGCAAACTCGCTGTCCGGGATGCGTTGGCCCGGAGCGGCCTCAGGGGCGACCGGGTCGATCACTTCGTGTACGGGACCGTGGTGCACGACAATCAGGCGCCGAACATCGCGAGGGAAGTCGGCCTCGCGGTGCTTCCGAAAACCGTACCGGCCGTCACAGTCTCCAGAGCCTGCGCCTCGGCGAATCAAGCCATCACGGACGCCGCCCAACTCATCGAGGTCGGGCAGGCCGACATCGTCATGGCCGGTGGCTCGGAGTCGTTGTCGCACATCCCCATGAAGGTCAGCGACAAGCTGAGTAAGGCCTTAGTGGCCGCCTCCAAGGGGAAGACGCTGGGGCGACGCCTCTCTCCTCTGTCGCGAGTCCGTCCCAAAGACCTCGTGCCAGTGACTCCCGCCATCGCTGAGCCTACAACAGGCGAGACTATGGGTGGCTCTGCGGAACGGATGGCCAAGGAGAACGGGATCTCTCGAGAGGACCAAGACGCTTGGGCGCTTCGGTCCCATGAGCTGGCCGCAGCCGGAACGCAGGACGGGCGCCTCACTTCAGAGCTGACTCCAGTGTACGTCCCGCCTGATTTTGAGAAAGTCATCGCGCGTGACAACGGCATACGGACCGACAGCTCCCTCGAGAGGCTCGCCAAGCTGCGACCCGCCTTCGACAGAAGACACGGATCAGTCACAGCTGGAAACGCGTCTCCGCTCACCGACGGTGCCTCAGCGGTCGTGTTGATGAACAGCGAGAAGGCCCAGGCGGAAGGCCTCAAGCCCATGGGTTACATAAGAAGTTGGGCGTGGACCGCGTTGGATCCTGCCGGTCAGCTACTCCAAGGGCCCGCATATGCAGCGCCCATCGCGCTCGACCGTGCGGGGCTCACCATGAAGGACATCGGCCTCATGGAGATGCACGAGGCTTTTTCCGCCCAGGTGCTGTCGAACCTCCAGGCGCTCTCGTCGAAGGAATTCGCTCAGAAGGAACTAGGGCGAAGCAAGGCCGTGGGTCATCCCGACGTCGAAGTGATCAACGTCATGGGCGGTTCACTTTCAATCGGACACCCATTCGGCGCCACTGGTGGTCGACTCACAGTGACGATTCTGAACGAGATGGCACGACGCGACGTGGAATTCGGATTGATCACGGTGTGCGCCGCGGGTGGGATGGGTTTTGCGATGGTGGTCGAACGGAGGTAG
- a CDS encoding acyl-CoA thioesterase — MTDSDIVPKKPSDSLTVFTELMMPNQVNNLGHVFGGELLSMVDRAAAVAAMRHAGRPCVTVSIDRVDFKLPIYTGELVTCSARVNFVGRTSMEVGVWVDAENLISGTKRHTNVCLLTFVAIDDEHRPCPVPPLDLSDPDDERRFRDGKRRREVRVALDKELEEYDVT; from the coding sequence ATGACTGATTCCGATATTGTACCTAAGAAGCCGTCCGATTCACTGACGGTCTTCACGGAACTCATGATGCCCAACCAAGTGAACAACCTCGGGCATGTGTTCGGTGGCGAACTCCTTTCCATGGTCGACCGAGCAGCAGCGGTAGCCGCGATGCGTCACGCCGGAAGGCCCTGCGTGACCGTGTCCATCGACCGGGTCGACTTCAAGCTGCCTATCTACACAGGGGAGCTCGTGACCTGTTCGGCGCGAGTGAACTTCGTAGGTCGGACATCGATGGAGGTCGGGGTCTGGGTGGATGCGGAAAACCTGATTTCCGGAACCAAGCGGCACACGAATGTGTGCCTCCTGACATTCGTGGCCATCGACGACGAGCATCGTCCGTGCCCAGTCCCGCCGCTTGATCTATCCGATCCCGATGATGAAAGGCGCTTTCGAGACGGGAAGCGGCGTCGTGAAGTGCGGGTCGCTTTGGATAAGGAACTGGAAGAGTACGACGTCACTTGA
- a CDS encoding alpha/beta fold hydrolase, whose product MAPYILAALFLVVIDRVSLSILTPVPRAPDRTVPETGVDHEDLIIRSGDHDLGAWLLKPTGEPHRPLVLLAHGWGANYSLLLQLAEPLVSEGYEVLLFDVQGHGRNEPVPFVTIRHFRDDVLAVAEYANGRFPQRPILLVGHSLGGSACVLAAAEGARVDGVITIASPSDVVRVTAEFLSAQGMPGGILAKLFIPFWWRRAGSRFGPLTPSKRIHEVRIPVRIVQPENDNRVSGGHAEALSSASGQDVTLVQGAGHNDVLGREETREVVRTLLTQI is encoded by the coding sequence GTGGCCCCCTACATACTCGCAGCGCTTTTCCTCGTCGTGATCGATCGCGTGTCACTCAGCATCCTGACACCGGTTCCGCGCGCCCCTGATCGGACCGTGCCCGAGACCGGAGTCGATCACGAGGACCTGATCATTCGGTCGGGGGATCACGATCTCGGTGCGTGGTTACTCAAGCCGACTGGTGAACCGCACCGTCCGCTCGTTCTTCTGGCTCACGGGTGGGGCGCGAACTACTCGCTGCTATTGCAGCTTGCGGAGCCTCTCGTGTCCGAGGGGTACGAGGTCCTGCTCTTCGACGTTCAGGGACATGGCCGTAATGAACCGGTGCCTTTTGTCACGATCAGACACTTTCGTGACGACGTGCTTGCCGTGGCTGAGTACGCCAACGGTCGTTTCCCTCAGCGCCCGATCCTACTGGTTGGACATTCGCTGGGAGGATCCGCTTGTGTGTTGGCTGCTGCTGAAGGGGCCCGCGTCGACGGCGTGATCACCATCGCATCTCCGTCAGATGTGGTGCGCGTCACCGCGGAGTTTCTTTCGGCTCAAGGCATGCCGGGAGGGATTCTGGCCAAGCTGTTCATTCCTTTCTGGTGGAGACGTGCGGGGAGCCGCTTCGGGCCGCTCACACCGAGCAAGCGTATTCACGAAGTCCGGATCCCAGTTAGGATCGTTCAACCCGAGAACGACAATCGGGTGTCCGGCGGACACGCTGAGGCACTCTCGTCTGCTTCGGGCCAAGATGTCACCCTGGTCCAAGGCGCCGGACACAACGATGTCTTGGGGCGGGAAGAGACGCGTGAGGTCGTGAGAACGCTGCTGACCCAGATCTAG
- a CDS encoding FAD binding domain-containing protein, which produces MLRLPPFQYHRPGSVAHAVELMGEHTGHAMYIAGGTDLIPNMKHRLFEPGHLVALKRIEELGGIRRDGDDLRIGAGETLTSVAMNPDVRELFPALADAAGHVAGPQLRNSGTIGGNLCLDTRCTYYNQTEFWRDALGYCLKKNGTVCHVTKTGTKCVAAHSADTPPVLTMLDAVATLVGPEGPRDMPVRDFFLADGIINTRRAPEEILTEVRVPIASAQRRQAYVKLRQRKSIDFPLLTVAIAADLDGDGTVKSIEGVVTALGSRPRVLTGWSEAEGRRLDAEVIDELAVRAHKQCHPLENIIVDPEWRRAMVPVYVRRALEQLGA; this is translated from the coding sequence ATGCTGAGACTGCCTCCGTTCCAATACCACCGCCCTGGGTCGGTCGCACACGCCGTCGAATTGATGGGTGAGCACACAGGTCACGCGATGTACATCGCCGGCGGGACAGATCTGATTCCGAATATGAAACACCGTCTCTTCGAGCCGGGACACTTAGTGGCCCTCAAGCGCATCGAAGAACTCGGTGGAATCCGGCGCGATGGTGATGATCTCCGGATCGGTGCAGGTGAGACCCTGACCTCAGTGGCCATGAACCCGGATGTAAGGGAGCTCTTTCCAGCGCTCGCTGATGCAGCCGGACATGTGGCGGGGCCTCAGCTTCGGAATTCAGGCACGATCGGCGGAAACCTGTGCTTGGACACCCGCTGCACGTACTACAATCAGACTGAATTCTGGCGTGACGCGCTCGGGTACTGCCTCAAGAAGAACGGGACGGTTTGTCACGTCACGAAAACTGGAACGAAGTGTGTGGCGGCCCACTCGGCTGACACACCGCCAGTTCTGACGATGCTGGATGCGGTTGCGACGCTTGTGGGTCCGGAGGGACCTAGAGACATGCCGGTGCGCGATTTCTTCCTAGCCGACGGGATCATCAACACCCGACGTGCTCCGGAAGAGATCCTCACGGAGGTTCGTGTCCCGATCGCATCTGCGCAGCGCAGACAGGCCTATGTCAAGCTTAGGCAACGAAAGTCGATCGACTTCCCGCTGCTGACCGTAGCAATCGCTGCTGACCTTGATGGCGATGGGACTGTGAAGAGCATCGAAGGTGTCGTCACGGCATTGGGGTCGCGCCCGAGGGTGCTGACGGGTTGGTCGGAGGCGGAGGGCCGAAGGCTCGATGCCGAGGTGATCGACGAGCTCGCGGTGCGTGCCCACAAGCAGTGCCACCCGCTCGAGAACATCATTGTCGATCCTGAGTGGAGACGGGCAATGGTGCCGGTGTACGTTCGCCGTGCTCTGGAGCAGTTGGGCGCCTAG
- a CDS encoding DUF1460 domain-containing protein has translation MREYRALLGPVGVIALFFIAVKWSPFEPHAEPVSDALPVPWENPRAAPSWPDADWAVFEEKVRWALDVRADTLPLGQAMAALGRSFIGTAYVPGTLETDGPEHLVINFRGLDCVTFVENVFALSRFVSEAGRAFDADADSVLGNRGAVEDAYEEVLASLRYRNGEVGEYPSRLHYFTDWIGDNDRRGLVADVTGDLGGVLDREPIDFMTTHTDAYRQLADAAYVDEVRAAEERLSTAGRIFIPEGDIEAAASQIRDGDIIAATSTVEGLDVAHTGLALWVDGALHLLHAPLVGESVQISEVSLAARIQRIGGQDGIIVARPQSGSGGGA, from the coding sequence ATGCGCGAATACCGTGCGCTTCTCGGTCCGGTCGGTGTGATTGCGCTTTTCTTCATCGCTGTCAAATGGTCTCCGTTTGAACCTCACGCTGAACCGGTGTCCGATGCGCTGCCGGTACCCTGGGAGAACCCCAGGGCCGCCCCTTCGTGGCCTGATGCGGACTGGGCGGTTTTCGAAGAGAAGGTTCGTTGGGCCCTCGACGTGCGTGCGGACACTCTGCCGCTTGGGCAGGCGATGGCCGCTCTGGGGCGTTCTTTCATCGGGACTGCTTACGTACCGGGCACACTCGAAACGGACGGGCCGGAACATCTCGTGATCAACTTCCGAGGTCTCGACTGCGTCACCTTCGTAGAGAACGTGTTCGCACTGTCGCGCTTCGTGTCGGAAGCCGGGCGCGCATTTGATGCGGATGCTGATTCGGTACTCGGAAACCGGGGAGCGGTAGAGGACGCGTACGAAGAAGTGTTGGCGAGCTTGCGATACCGAAACGGTGAAGTCGGAGAGTACCCCAGCCGACTCCACTACTTCACTGATTGGATCGGGGACAACGATCGACGGGGATTGGTGGCGGATGTCACCGGAGATCTCGGCGGAGTACTGGACCGAGAGCCGATCGACTTCATGACCACGCACACGGACGCGTATAGACAGCTCGCTGATGCTGCTTACGTGGACGAGGTGAGGGCAGCTGAAGAACGGCTCAGCACGGCTGGCCGGATCTTCATCCCAGAAGGGGATATCGAAGCGGCTGCTTCGCAAATTCGAGACGGTGACATTATTGCTGCCACGAGCACCGTCGAGGGCCTAGACGTGGCGCACACGGGCCTCGCGCTTTGGGTGGACGGAGCGCTCCATCTGCTGCACGCCCCGTTGGTCGGAGAGAGTGTGCAGATCTCCGAGGTATCGCTTGCGGCCCGGATTCAGAGGATTGGTGGGCAAGACGGTATCATCGTGGCCCGCCCACAGTCCGGTTCGGGGGGAGGGGCCTGA
- a CDS encoding xanthine dehydrogenase family protein molybdopterin-binding subunit: MRKIEGLDKSTGRAVYTDDITLPGMLHGKILRSPHAHARIVSIDTAAAQALLGVHGVITGQDMPTTYGIIPWTPDEHPLCVDRVRYIGDGVAAVAAVDEDTALRALDLIQVVYEVLPAFFDPHDALAADGASPYVHDAKKEGWNGNITKKVHLEFGEVDELMDASDVVVEDDYFFEGTTHTPIEPHCAIGSWQRGGGVRGSDGEESGKLTVWSSTQVPHYLHRELARVLELDQAHVRVLQPLVGGAFGGKSEPFDLEFCVGKLAMVTGRPVKILYTREEVFYAHRGRHPFHMHYRTGANQDGKLTSVDGKILLDGGAYASFGLVTTYYSGQLLCAPYAMPAYRFDSTRVYTNKPACGPKRGHGSVQPRFAFEVQMDRLAEKLDLDPIDFRRRNFIGADTRTINELRITSNGFLECLEAVESASGWSEKFRKLPFGRGLGVAGSMYISGTNYPIYPNDMPQSAVQMQIDRSGRVAVFSGASEIGQGCDSVVAYIAAEELGVPLDYIRVMRGDTDFTPVDLGAYSSRVTFMLGNAAIDAARKLRILVQGAVAAEWNVKPGQVLLAGGYAMFAPDTARRMPIKEAFNLAEAMHGALGSTGSYNTPKDVHGEYRGGTIGASPAYSFTAHVAEVDVDTDTGIVEVKKIWVAHDCGRALNPVLVEGQMEGSAYMGFGEALMEEQIYKDADHGRAGLHNAPSLLDYRIPTSLDTPELEALIVESIDPEGPYGAKEAGEGPLHPSIPAIANAIYDAVGVRMTRLPFSAPNVWRNVEAARAEGTLKKPAVPTRAPAGVPDSPSVHTAAD, encoded by the coding sequence ATGCGGAAGATCGAAGGGTTGGATAAGTCCACTGGGCGTGCTGTCTACACGGATGACATCACTCTGCCAGGGATGCTTCACGGCAAGATCCTGAGAAGTCCACATGCGCATGCGCGCATCGTCTCGATCGATACTGCCGCTGCCCAGGCGTTGCTGGGCGTGCACGGCGTGATCACCGGACAGGATATGCCGACGACCTACGGCATCATCCCATGGACCCCGGACGAACATCCGCTGTGTGTGGATCGTGTCCGGTACATCGGTGATGGTGTCGCAGCCGTGGCTGCAGTCGATGAGGACACGGCGCTTCGTGCGTTGGATCTGATCCAAGTGGTCTACGAGGTGCTGCCGGCCTTTTTCGACCCGCACGACGCCTTAGCGGCCGATGGTGCGTCTCCGTATGTGCACGACGCCAAGAAAGAGGGATGGAACGGCAACATTACGAAGAAGGTCCACCTGGAGTTCGGTGAGGTCGACGAGCTCATGGACGCGTCCGATGTCGTTGTGGAAGACGATTATTTCTTCGAGGGCACGACCCACACGCCTATCGAGCCACACTGCGCGATCGGCTCGTGGCAACGCGGTGGCGGTGTCCGCGGCTCAGATGGCGAGGAGTCGGGCAAGCTCACGGTTTGGTCGTCGACCCAGGTGCCGCACTACCTGCATCGTGAACTCGCGCGGGTCTTGGAGCTGGATCAGGCTCATGTGCGTGTGCTCCAGCCCTTGGTTGGGGGTGCCTTCGGCGGAAAGAGCGAGCCCTTCGACCTAGAGTTCTGCGTCGGTAAGCTCGCGATGGTGACCGGCAGGCCGGTGAAGATCCTCTACACGCGAGAAGAGGTCTTCTACGCACACCGCGGGCGCCATCCTTTCCATATGCACTACCGCACTGGGGCCAATCAAGACGGAAAGCTCACTTCCGTAGACGGAAAGATTTTGCTCGACGGCGGCGCCTACGCCTCCTTCGGGCTCGTGACGACCTACTACTCGGGGCAGCTGCTGTGTGCGCCGTATGCCATGCCGGCGTACCGGTTCGACTCCACGCGCGTGTACACGAACAAACCCGCGTGCGGACCCAAGCGGGGCCACGGGTCAGTCCAGCCCCGGTTCGCGTTCGAAGTCCAGATGGACCGCCTTGCAGAGAAGCTCGACCTCGATCCGATCGACTTTCGCCGTCGCAACTTCATCGGTGCAGATACCCGGACCATAAACGAGCTCCGGATTACCTCGAACGGCTTCCTCGAGTGCCTCGAAGCTGTTGAAAGCGCGAGCGGTTGGTCGGAGAAATTCCGGAAGCTTCCGTTCGGCCGCGGCCTCGGCGTTGCCGGATCGATGTATATCTCCGGGACCAACTATCCCATCTACCCGAATGACATGCCGCAGTCCGCGGTGCAAATGCAGATCGATCGTTCGGGGCGTGTTGCAGTGTTCAGCGGGGCGAGTGAAATCGGACAAGGCTGTGACTCCGTGGTCGCGTATATCGCGGCAGAAGAGCTGGGTGTCCCATTGGACTACATCCGAGTCATGCGTGGAGATACCGACTTCACACCGGTGGACCTCGGCGCCTACTCCAGTCGCGTGACCTTCATGCTCGGCAATGCGGCGATCGATGCTGCGCGCAAGCTGCGCATCCTTGTCCAAGGAGCGGTTGCTGCCGAATGGAACGTAAAGCCGGGGCAGGTGCTCCTCGCGGGTGGCTACGCGATGTTCGCGCCTGACACTGCCCGCCGAATGCCGATCAAGGAAGCGTTCAACCTCGCCGAAGCGATGCATGGTGCGCTGGGTTCGACCGGTTCGTACAACACTCCGAAGGACGTGCATGGCGAGTACAGGGGAGGGACGATCGGGGCCTCGCCCGCGTATTCGTTCACCGCTCACGTGGCTGAAGTGGATGTGGATACCGACACGGGAATCGTTGAGGTGAAGAAGATCTGGGTGGCTCACGACTGCGGGCGCGCGCTCAACCCAGTTCTCGTCGAGGGTCAGATGGAAGGTTCTGCGTACATGGGCTTCGGTGAAGCGCTCATGGAGGAGCAGATCTACAAGGATGCCGACCACGGTCGCGCCGGGCTCCACAATGCTCCGTCACTTCTGGATTACCGTATTCCAACGAGCCTCGACACACCTGAGTTGGAAGCGTTAATCGTCGAGTCGATCGACCCGGAAGGCCCGTACGGCGCGAAGGAAGCAGGAGAGGGCCCGCTTCATCCCTCCATTCCGGCCATTGCAAACGCGATCTATGACGCTGTTGGTGTCCGGATGACACGCCTGCCGTTTTCAGCCCCGAACGTATGGCGGAACGTAGAGGCGGCACGCGCCGAAGGGACATTGAAGAAACCCGCCGTTCCGACCCGAGCGCCTGCCGGCGTGCCAGATAGTCCCTCCGTGCATACGGCGGCGGACTGA
- a CDS encoding (2Fe-2S)-binding protein encodes MSSTSQIVRLTVNGDIHEVGVPTHFTLLEALRYAIGLTGSKQGCDKGDCGACTVVVDGQPTLACLTPVWEAEGKVVTTVEGLAGPEGPHPLQDAFDVNGAAQCGFCTPGILCSAAVLLEQNATPTRAEIQDALAGNLCRCTGYAKIYAAIEAAAVQCRADTSNREGAE; translated from the coding sequence ATGTCCTCAACTTCGCAGATCGTACGTCTCACGGTGAATGGAGACATCCATGAAGTCGGCGTGCCGACTCATTTCACCCTGCTCGAAGCTCTTCGCTATGCGATTGGGCTCACGGGGTCGAAGCAGGGGTGCGACAAAGGCGACTGCGGTGCGTGCACCGTCGTTGTGGACGGCCAGCCCACGTTGGCTTGCCTGACGCCCGTCTGGGAAGCAGAAGGCAAGGTGGTGACCACCGTCGAGGGCCTCGCGGGTCCGGAGGGTCCGCACCCGCTCCAGGATGCGTTCGATGTGAACGGTGCGGCCCAGTGCGGCTTCTGTACTCCGGGGATTCTATGTTCCGCAGCGGTCCTTCTCGAGCAGAACGCGACGCCGACGAGGGCCGAGATCCAGGATGCCTTGGCCGGTAATCTCTGTCGTTGTACTGGCTACGCGAAGATTTATGCCGCGATAGAAGCAGCCGCGGTGCAATGCCGCGCAGACACCTCGAATAGGGAGGGGGCTGAGTGA
- a CDS encoding BrxA/BrxB family bacilliredoxin: MPYPEMMVAPMREDLVRVGFTEMRTAGDVDAILGSEKKTTLVVVNSVCGCAAAMMRPAVYLSLQGEKKPEILTTVFAGQDMDATDRSRDYITGFPPSSPSIALFKDGELAYFMERHQIEGRHPEDIAADLQAAYEQHC, from the coding sequence ATGCCATATCCAGAAATGATGGTCGCCCCGATGCGCGAAGATCTCGTTCGGGTCGGCTTTACGGAGATGCGGACCGCGGGCGATGTCGATGCGATTCTCGGTAGCGAGAAGAAGACGACGCTCGTGGTCGTCAATTCAGTGTGTGGATGCGCAGCTGCAATGATGCGTCCTGCTGTATACCTCTCGCTCCAGGGCGAGAAGAAGCCCGAGATCCTGACCACTGTGTTCGCGGGTCAGGACATGGACGCTACGGACCGGAGTCGTGACTACATCACGGGCTTCCCACCGTCGTCCCCGTCCATTGCTCTCTTCAAGGACGGCGAGCTCGCGTACTTCATGGAGCGCCACCAGATCGAAGGGCGTCACCCAGAAGACATCGCAGCTGACCTCCAGGCGGCCTACGAACAGCACTGCTAG